The following is a genomic window from Bdellovibrionales bacterium.
TTTACTCAGCAAGGCAACCTGGCCGTGGTCGATACGGGCACTGATGATTTAGTGATCTTCAATGTGACAAATCCGGCGGCCACAACTTGTGTTGTGGCGAACACGACTTTTGGAAACGTGGATCCCGTCGCAGTTCTTGCGCATTCCGATGGGTTCCTTTACGTGGCCACAACGGGAGATGATCGAATCTATCGTTTTAACGGAAACGGTGTGGGTGCACCCGTAACCATCTTTAATAACATCGCTCTGATCAATAATCCTCAAGCCCTCCTCGAGATGCCGGATGGAAGTATTCTCGTGGCTTCAGAGGGAACTAATAATATCGTTCGTATCCTCACGGATGGGACTTACGTCAATGGAATTCCGTTCATCTTTGATCTCTACACGAACTCTATTAGTGACATGATTCTCCTGCAGGAGACCCAGTGAAATTTTTAATCTTCCTGAGTCTGATTTTACTTTCCGCACTCCCGGCTCAAGCCTGGGATTTAGATCTTGCGGCGGGGTACAATATGCTCGAAATCGAAAATTTCGATGGTTCTAAGGCGTTCTCCAACGGTTTTTCTGGCCAACTTGGTGCACATTACTCTTTGGTTCAGCGGGAAAAGTTTCGTTTTGGAATTCGCGCTTTGGGTGAGTACTCCGAGATGAAGAACGACGCGAACAACTCGCTCGCCCAAGAGCAAACTCGTCTCTTCACCGTGGGTGCAGGCGTAGAGATGCGCATTCATCGGTTTTTCCTGGGAGTTCTGTACACATATAATCGGCCAGAGATCCGTATCAGCGGCGTTCTCAATAATTCCGAAAGGTATTCGTTTTATTCTCCTCATGTTGAGCTCGGTTATGAGCTTGAGCTGTCTCACTCGGCGCTTCGGCTGTATTACCGTCGAACGGACACAGAGATTCCCCGAGCCGATACCGGATTCGCCTCCGACTCCAGCTACACCAGCCATGGCTTTTTTCTAGGTCTTCGATTTCATCTGGGAAGTCCGGCTCCGGCCGCGAACACCTACGAAAGCTCCTATTCCTCGGATTATATGCCTTCCACTCAAAGTACCAGTGGCGAAAGCTCGTTTTATAGTACTCCGTCTGTGGATCATAGCCGGCGAAATTCCTTTAGACCTCGGCCCTCAACTCGTCTATCCTACTAGGGATGAATTCACACAAGCCCATTTTATTTTTTGACGGTGTTTGCAATCTCTGCAACGGTGTTGTCGACGTTTTGGTTCGATACGATTCTCAAGGGAAGCTGATGTTCGCTTCATTGCAAGGAAAGACGGCCCAGGAGTATCTCCCGGAAGCTCACCGGTCCAATTTAGAAAGTGTTGTTCTCTACGATCAAGGACGCTGCTACGTTCGTTCTGCCGCTGTTCGAAGAGTGCTCGTTCATCTCGGTGGGCCATGGAAACTATTTTTGGGATTTTATATTCTGCCGGAATTCATTCTGGATTTTATTTACAAATGGATCGCTCGTCACCGATATCATCTGTTTGGTAAAAAACAAACCTGCCGCGTGCCCAGTGCTGAAGAGCGCGCGCGATTTTTAGATTAGCGAATATTTAAAGCTTCGACGAATTTTGCCGCCAACTGGTGAGCCTCTTTTTCAAGGGGCTGATCTTTGTACCAACGCCCACCCACTTTTCCCATCAGCTGGTAAGCCACAGGACCGCTATTGTAATAGCGAATATTTTCGTCATAGGCGGCGGGGGTGTCGTGCTGGAGACCGTGGATGATCTCCTGAGCGAGAACGGCGATAAAATAACGTTGAAACTCGGCGTCGGTAGTGATCGCTTTTACCGATTTAAAATCATTGTAATCAAAAGTAATGACGCGATCTTTGGGACTAAAGTGAGCTGTAACTCCGGACAACTGTATATCGCTTGCGACCTGTACAGATATGGGTGTCGATGCGAGGTTATAATCGAGGACAGTGTTCACGAGTGTCTGACTCAAAGCCTTGAGAGTCTCCGGGGATGTCATATCAATTTTATTTTTAACAAAATACTGACTCTGCTTTAAATCCTGAGCCACACGCTCAAGAAGAGCTTCTAACTTTTTAAGGAAGGGCGCTGGAGTCGGCGCATAGAGTGATGGATCTCTTAAAATGTGTCGCGACTGATTCGAAGGCTGACCCCACGAGATAGGCTTTCCGACGAGCGAAATTGATATCGTAGTGCCTTCAAGAATGTAATAGTTTTTTGCACCTTCGGGTCCTAAGGATGAGCCCTGAG
Proteins encoded in this region:
- a CDS encoding porin family protein; this translates as MKFLIFLSLILLSALPAQAWDLDLAAGYNMLEIENFDGSKAFSNGFSGQLGAHYSLVQREKFRFGIRALGEYSEMKNDANNSLAQEQTRLFTVGAGVEMRIHRFFLGVLYTYNRPEIRISGVLNNSERYSFYSPHVELGYELELSHSALRLYYRRTDTEIPRADTGFASDSSYTSHGFFLGLRFHLGSPAPAANTYESSYSSDYMPSTQSTSGESSFYSTPSVDHSRRNSFRPRPSTRLSY
- a CDS encoding DCC1-like thiol-disulfide oxidoreductase family protein; the protein is MNSHKPILFFDGVCNLCNGVVDVLVRYDSQGKLMFASLQGKTAQEYLPEAHRSNLESVVLYDQGRCYVRSAAVRRVLVHLGGPWKLFLGFYILPEFILDFIYKWIARHRYHLFGKKQTCRVPSAEERARFLD